Below is a window of Vibrio gazogenes DNA.
TCAACTCTTTTGGCAAAACCATCTCGGCCACCAAAAAACTCACCGAGTTTATTAAAATTATTATTCAGTTGCCGAGTTAGCATATCTTCGTTGATTTCCAACGTACCTTGCCGGGTCGTTGTAATGCCAAATTCCGTGAGTGTTTTTAAATTTTCAGGCGCTTGCTTGACCTGAGAAGAAAAAACCCGTTTCAGCCGAGAGTCCGCATTACGAACAACACTGTCCCCCGCGAGAGGGCCGGCTTCTCCTGTCTTTGGATCTACATTTGATAGCTCTTTCGACAACTGGTAAAACTGATTGTATGCATTGACGAATTTGTGAATATCATCTTTGACCGTATCTCGGTCATACTCAATATCAATTTCCGCAGGTGGTTGATTGGCCTTCGTTTTTCCTTTGACCTTTAAATCAACACCATCAATCGCATTCTCAATAATGTTGTTATTGCTTGACAGGGTAGCAACCCCATCCAACATAACTTTGGCATCCTGAGCAGACTGAACTTCTGACATCCCTTGATAGGCATCAAACGCTTTCTGAGCAGTTTGCAGTTCAGATTGCACTTTCTCCACTTTTTCGATGTAAGCCCGCTCTTCTGGCGATAATTTTGCACGTTCCCGTGCTTTCGCCTCCTCTGGTGTCATTTGACCAGAGCGCACGGCTGCTTCAATATCCGCTTCTTCCTGCGCTAACTTCTTCTGCAGCTTATCTTGAGCTTCTTTCGGCGTTACATACGAATCATATAATGTCCCTGATGCGGTATTCGACCATCCGGGCACATCGGAAGACTTATCGATCGCATTTTGATCCAGCTCCGGTTGCGGCTCCTGATAAGAGTCTAATAATGTTCCGGATGCTGTTTCCGACCAGCCGGGAATGCGATCTTCTGGGCGGACATAATCTTGCGCTTTTTTTGCAGCCTCTGCGGCAGCATTGGCAGCAGTATCAGATAATTCGCTCGTTGCAGAAGCGTCGGGTTGTGCTTTTTCAGCAGCTTGTCGAATCTCATCTGCAACAGACTGATCAACGGCTCGGGCTGCCGTTTCTAATTTTTCTGCAACTTTCCCAGCGATTTTTTGCTGTTCTGGTGTGAGCGGCGTAATGAGCTGTTGCGCCTGAGAACGTGCTTTTTCTAAATCCTTAACGCGTTGTTCCAGCGTTTTATATTCCAGTTTTTTTAAGCTACTACCATTGGGCGCATCAGCACCTATCTGGATTTTATTCTCTTGACCGGATTGGTTTGAAGCAACAATGAGACGAGGACCGTCGATATCATTAATCACAGAAGCGCGAACCCCTGGATTTCCCTTCGCAGCATTAATGCCATTCACGACATCTTTCAGGCGTGAATCCGATTGAATATCAACGGTAAAACGACGGTTGCCGAGCGAAATATGCAGCTTACCCGGCCCAAATTTTTCATCTTCCGCAAAAACGTTAGATGCAACTTTATGACTTTGGGCAAGCTGCAACACATCGACCGCGTATCTTCCTGCGATGGCATCCGTTGTCGCTGTCGCTGAGACGACATTTTCATTAGTCGTATCAACTTTTCGCAATGCAAATGCTTTTTCTTGGCGAAAATCTGCCATCAGCGTTTTCATTGTATCCAACGACTCTCTGAGTCGGCCGTAGGCACTAATACTGGCATTATTCTGTGTCCGCTGACTATCGATCCGTTGCTGCTTGGGAACACGCTCCGAATCGACAATCTTGCGAACCATGGAATTAATATCCATGCCAGAATTCATCCCTAACGGGCCCAGACTCATCCAATCACCTCAAAATAACATTACACTTTAGTCATCAAAAGACCAGATCGATGATCTTGATCTCTGGCCAAGCGTCGCAAGACAACAAGTATCTCTTCTTCCGGAATCTGACGAATTACATCACCGGTATCAGCTTCGTAAATCGTCACCACATCTCGTCCGGACTCTTCATCAACTCGAAACGCCAACCCTTTATTGAGTGAAGAAACAAATTCATGCATCTGCTCCATCACTTTAGCTCGCTGTTCTTCGTTAATTCGCTTCCGCTCTTTTGACAGTTTTTCGACTGTCTGAGCGGAATCTGCTTGCCGATCTTTCATCTCTTCGGCAAGTTTGTCCATTCGTTCTGCATCGTTATTCACAGAAACACTTCTTGCACTATTACTGTCATTCTCTGAAGCAATTTTAGTGCCATTTTGTGAGCCGTAAGGCTGGATGTTCGATGTGTAGGATGAAACTTCCATAACAATCTCCCTTCCACCTCATTGGGTTCAAATCATCAGACTACTTTGACCCCAAGCTCAAAATAGTCCGTCGATTATCCCAATAGACTAAGAGCTGCAGATGGAGCCTGTTTCGCCTGCGCCAGTACCGAAGTACTTGCTTGTTGCAGAATTTGAGACTTGGTCATCTGCGTTGTTTCTTTGGCATAGTCAGTATCTTTAATGCGACTCCGTGATGCATTCACGTTTTCGTTAATATTTTCAAGGTTACTGATTGCATGTCCAAAACGGTTTTGGAAAGCCCCCAAAGAAGCCCGCTGACTATCAACTGATTTCAGCGCACCGTCAATCACAGCCACCGCCAGTTGGGAACCACCGACAGTTGAGACATCAACACTTTGAACGTTCATATCCTGACCTTGACCGAAACCGATTTCAGATCCCAGTCCACCGCCAATGGTGACATCGCCAGTTACTTTTTGTGAAGAAGCAAATAGCTGTAATTTACCATCATCTCCAACAGAAGCCTGAATATCACTATTCTGTCCATTAATGTAAGTTGCTACCTCTTCCAGATCATCGCCAGCTTTCGCATTAATCGTCAACTCTTGAGCGTCACCATCTTTGTTAGTATAACTCAAGGTAAGATCGGTTGCGTTAGAGACCGTCCAGTCTGATGCTTTTCCCTCTTGCGCGACATAGGCCCGACCACCCATATTTTGCGTATCGGTACGCATGTTACTCATCGTCAAAGATACGGCTTCACCAGAATCAGCACCGATCTGAAAAGATTTGCTACCAAACGTCCCATTGAGGAGTTTATTTCCCCCGAACGATGTCGTTTCAGCAATCCGATTCAGCTCATCATTTAATGCTGAAACCTCTTCCTGAATCGCACTACGCTCCGAACTTGAGTTGGAGCCATTTGAAGATTGTAGAGACAGATCTCGCATCCGCTGCAAGATAGATGTGGTTTCACTCATCGCACCTTCAGCGGTTTGTGCAATTGAAATGCCATCATTCGCATTTCTAACCGCCATGTCTAACCCGCGGCTTTGCGAAGTTAAGCGATTCGAAATTTGCAACCCTGCGGCATCATCTTTCGCACTGTTAATCCGATAACCGGAAGATAGCCGCTCCATTGATTTCTGAGCGCTATCCGCAGCATTATTCAAATAACGCTGCGCGGTCATACCCGAGATATTGGTATTTACACTAATTGGCATATTGATCTCCTTTAACGGATAGTTGATGTGCTGCTGTGTCTCTCACCTCACTTTCACACATCTCATTTCTCTCAATCTTGTTAACGGCTAGGGATCTATATCCTTTAGAATATTTTTAATTTTTTCGTTCAACTGGCCCATTGTGTAAAAAAAGCGTGAATTACATCAAAATTATTGCCTAAACGATGCCTCTCATGTACAAAAAAATCCAGCCGAAGCTGGATTTTTAAACAAAGTCTGTCTTGTGGTAAATGGTTTATCCAAGCAGGCTCAATGCTGAGTTTGGCGCTTGTTTGGCCTGCGCCAGAATCGAACTTGATGCCTGACCCAGAATCTGAGCTTTGGTCAATGCAGTTGTTTCTTTCGCAAAGTCGGTATCTTTGATCCGGCTCTTCGATGCATTGACATTCTCATTGATGTTATCCAAGTTACTGATTGCATGGTTGAATCGGTTCTGGAATGCACCCAGTTCAGCACGATGACTATCAACATATTTTAATGCTGAGTCAATGATAGCAACAGACTGTTGCGCGCCACCGACAGAAGTCACATCAATGGTATCGACGGTTACATCTTTACCTTCACCAATGCCTAACTCACCCGCTAATGCACCACCGAATGTAACGTTACCATCAACTTTATTATTACCGGCAAAGATTTGTAGTTTGCCATCTTGGTCGACTGACGCTTTAATCGCATCGGTTTGACCATTGATGTAGGTTGCAAGTTCTTCAATATCATCGCCCGCTTTAGCAGAGATAGCGATGTTTTGCTCTTTCCCGTCTTTGTCTATCAGATTGATCTGAAGATCATTCTGCCCGGCTTGAACGCTCCAGTTTTTGTCCTTACCATTTTCCGCGATATAGCTGGTGCCACCCATGTGTTTATTATCGCTACGCATATCTTTCAGGTTCAGCATAACAGCTTCACCATTATCAGCACCAATCTGGAACGATTTCGTTTGGAAAGTGCCGTTTAAGAGCTTGTTACCACCAAAAGAGGTTGTTTCCGCAATCCGATTCAATTCATCATTCAACGCTGTCACTTCTTCTTGAATCGCAGTTCGCTCTGATTTAGAGTTCGAACCATTCGAAGACTGGAGTGACAAGTCTCGCATCCGTTGCAGAATGTTGGTCGTTTCGTTCATTGCCCCTTCAGCGGTTTGCGCAATAGAGATACCATCATTCGCGTTGCGTACAGCGACATCTAAGCCGCGACTTTGTACACTCAAGCGGTTAGAAATTTGCAAACCCGCAGCATCATCTTTCGCGCTATTGATTTTAAAGCCTGATGATAAACGTTCCATTGATGTATTCTGAGCTTGTGTTGCAGAATTCAGGTAACGCTGTGCGGTCATTGCTGATACGTTTGTGTTTACATTCACTGCCATGATGACTTCTCCAATTGATTTTCCGATGTTTCCGGTTTCCGACGTCTCGGAAAACCAAGTAGCTCTCTCAAAGTTACTTTTATTAACGACGTAAATAGGAAAATCTTAAGTATTTTTTTGATTTTTTTCCGACAAAAAACTCAATCGCGCAAGGATTGAGCAGTTAATCATGTTCATTGCATTTTTTGCTAAAGATGCTCTCAAACCGGACGATACAGGGCGTTTTTCTTTTTTTTGCAACGGTTCATCAACAGCCGTAGACCGTGACATCAATATACTTTTGATACCTTTTAGCCTTTTCTACGACGAATCCCTTTTTTTACTCGATATGAGAGAACATACTTGATATGAGAAAGACGAGCGGAAGACATTTCGAACAAACCAGAAGGGAGCCTGCAACCATATCGGTGTTAAATCACTCAACTCATATTCTCACTGAATAGGATGTGAGTCGCTAAATCATGCACAATATGAAAGGCAATGATTCACTGGGGAAATAGGATTTGTTTAACGGGCATCAGCAACCATACGCTGCTGCAAAACCGTGAACCCCAAACGAGATACAGTACTTATCTCAATCGTCTTTTATTTCTAAACTGATTCATCTTAATAAGTATAAAGCGACATTGGGCTGCCTTTTGGCTTGTGCCAAAATTGACATACTGACTCGCTGCAAGATCTGTTGCTTCATACTTTGAGTTGCTTCCC
It encodes the following:
- the fliD gene encoding flagellar filament capping protein FliD, producing MSLGPLGMNSGMDINSMVRKIVDSERVPKQQRIDSQRTQNNASISAYGRLRESLDTMKTLMADFRQEKAFALRKVDTTNENVVSATATTDAIAGRYAVDVLQLAQSHKVASNVFAEDEKFGPGKLHISLGNRRFTVDIQSDSRLKDVVNGINAAKGNPGVRASVINDIDGPRLIVASNQSGQENKIQIGADAPNGSSLKKLEYKTLEQRVKDLEKARSQAQQLITPLTPEQQKIAGKVAEKLETAARAVDQSVADEIRQAAEKAQPDASATSELSDTAANAAAEAAKKAQDYVRPEDRIPGWSETASGTLLDSYQEPQPELDQNAIDKSSDVPGWSNTASGTLYDSYVTPKEAQDKLQKKLAQEEADIEAAVRSGQMTPEEAKARERAKLSPEERAYIEKVEKVQSELQTAQKAFDAYQGMSEVQSAQDAKVMLDGVATLSSNNNIIENAIDGVDLKVKGKTKANQPPAEIDIEYDRDTVKDDIHKFVNAYNQFYQLSKELSNVDPKTGEAGPLAGDSVVRNADSRLKRVFSSQVKQAPENLKTLTEFGITTTRQGTLEINEDMLTRQLNNNFNKLGEFFGGRDGFAKRVEDAIQGMTGVTGSLRTREKSMVEQNRRLDGDQEALDRRMNTLEQRTHDKFLAMQDATSKMQSQLSGMMNALGSSNG
- the flaG gene encoding flagellar protein FlaG, whose product is MEVSSYTSNIQPYGSQNGTKIASENDSNSARSVSVNNDAERMDKLAEEMKDRQADSAQTVEKLSKERKRINEEQRAKVMEQMHEFVSSLNKGLAFRVDEESGRDVVTIYEADTGDVIRQIPEEEILVVLRRLARDQDHRSGLLMTKV
- a CDS encoding flagellin, with the translated sequence MPISVNTNISGMTAQRYLNNAADSAQKSMERLSSGYRINSAKDDAAGLQISNRLTSQSRGLDMAVRNANDGISIAQTAEGAMSETTSILQRMRDLSLQSSNGSNSSSERSAIQEEVSALNDELNRIAETTSFGGNKLLNGTFGSKSFQIGADSGEAVSLTMSNMRTDTQNMGGRAYVAQEGKASDWTVSNATDLTLSYTNKDGDAQELTINAKAGDDLEEVATYINGQNSDIQASVGDDGKLQLFASSQKVTGDVTIGGGLGSEIGFGQGQDMNVQSVDVSTVGGSQLAVAVIDGALKSVDSQRASLGAFQNRFGHAISNLENINENVNASRSRIKDTDYAKETTQMTKSQILQQASTSVLAQAKQAPSAALSLLG
- a CDS encoding flagellin, whose product is MAVNVNTNVSAMTAQRYLNSATQAQNTSMERLSSGFKINSAKDDAAGLQISNRLSVQSRGLDVAVRNANDGISIAQTAEGAMNETTNILQRMRDLSLQSSNGSNSKSERTAIQEEVTALNDELNRIAETTSFGGNKLLNGTFQTKSFQIGADNGEAVMLNLKDMRSDNKHMGGTSYIAENGKDKNWSVQAGQNDLQINLIDKDGKEQNIAISAKAGDDIEELATYINGQTDAIKASVDQDGKLQIFAGNNKVDGNVTFGGALAGELGIGEGKDVTVDTIDVTSVGGAQQSVAIIDSALKYVDSHRAELGAFQNRFNHAISNLDNINENVNASKSRIKDTDFAKETTALTKAQILGQASSSILAQAKQAPNSALSLLG